In the Pogona vitticeps strain Pit_001003342236 chromosome 2, PviZW2.1, whole genome shotgun sequence genome, CTACTGCCTTGCCTccattctctcctcctccctccatgTGGCGTGgggctccctctccctctcttttcattCCCTCCACCATGGGCAGGAGTGCTTTCCTTCCCGTTTTGGGTGGTGGGTGATCTTGCGCCATCTCCAAGTCCTGCTCAACGGCGCTTCCTTCTAAATGTTGCTCTTTCCCGAAACGCTCTTAGGAGAGGAAGGGCTCGttcttctctcctgcctgccaaaataaatacagtggctCACGGATGACTCCTCACTTTGCCATTTACGTGCCCCCTTCCTCCAGCCTCTACAGACTCTCAGCCGGAACCCTCAAACCTCTTGAGAGAGATCCGGTAACAGCTTCCAGCTACCTTGGTAATGCTGCCTGCTTCCTGAAGAGGAGGGAATCATGTGGGACGGGACAGAGCAGAACATCGGCTGCCCAGCTGCAGTCTGAATGGGGGACGATCCGGCAACAGATACCGTTGCTCTGAGAGAGGCTTCCCCTCCCCAGGGCAGTGGTTTCCCTCCCCGCCTGCTTTTCCCTGATGCCCTTTTTTGAGAGCACAAAATGTGCTTTCGtgtctatatttttaaattttttttattttgtgtcttATTTTTGTTGTCCACAAGCACGCTCAAAGACAAGCTACCAAAGTCTGTGGTCTGATATATCACTtagtgcaggaggaaaagaagTGGAGAAGTTGCGACGGAGATCCTTGATGAAAAAGGCTTGCACGTCTTGAACTGGCATGGAAGCCAAACAGAGTGATGGTTTTATATGGCTGGTTCTGTTGGCTTAAATACCACATCTTATTTGCAAGAAACTCCTGGGAGACATGGACAGATGAAGCTGCCTTAGATTGGccataatcctgttgcttaggacaGCAACTTACACTAGTGTAGGCTCATTGAATGAATAGGAAATAAGTGAATCAAAGCCTCCATAagttcaagtgggcctactctagttgtgacttactttagcttaGATGGTCACAGTTAaagtagtcccatttgaatcaatggaccttatgGAGGAGTAGAATCACTGAATTCGCATTGATCCAGTGGacttattctagtgcaatttattatgctaagcaacaggattttggccactgagttgACTTTTAGTCCATCGTgtccaatattgtcttttccgAAGAGCAACTACTCTCAACCAGAGAGTGTTTcctgttcttcattttaaatGGAGATCTCAGAGGCTGAATCTGGACCCTTCTGCTTGCCAGATCTGTGCTTCACCACTGACTTCAGGCTGTTTCTAGATACCCTGCCCTGTTAACAGTAAATCATAGGAAAACCCAGACATCCCTGCAAGGGTAAGCTCACATTTGATTCATGGCTATTTCAAAGAAGATGCTTCACATGGAGTGGCTGAAATGCTGGTAGGGGGAGGAATAGCTCTGGTTCCTTATTTCGATTTGCATACTGTACACTAGTTCTTGTTAGCATGGCGGGGGTACCATGCTTGTCAGTGCCTTGTGCAAAGGGCCGGCCCTTCCCTTAGGTAAAATGAGGTCATCGCTGTGTATGACAACAGctgggaggaggcaggaaagtGTTGAGGGAGAGTGTTGTGTGTGCGGTGTGGACTGCTTCCTACTTTCTAAATGAACCAAACTGCAGAGCCTGCCCAACTGGCGCAGGGAAGGGTGCCAACCCCTTTGTCCTGTCCCTCAGGCCTGCTTGTGCCCCCAAAAAGCGGTTGGGCTGGATTCAATTCCGTGTTGTCACAGGGTGGAGATTTTCCTAGATATTAAGGTTTGTGATCTGAGTTTCCCCAAAGCTTATTATGGGTTGTCCTGTTCCAGTTCCTTATCCTTTTCTGCCTGCTTGAGTTGCTGTTGCCAGGCAGATGCCATACCTGGCCATGTCCTATGCCAGAATGACATGTTGGACTCCATGCAATGTAGACTCTTTTCCTGGAGTTTTAGACACATGTATTCCTTTGAGAGGCGCAAAACGTATTGTGGGATCTCAACCTTccgttccttcagtactctcatgGCCATGGTGTACCAATGAGCACTGTGGAAAAACGACAACTTTGATTGGGGAGATTTGTTGTGTATCTGAACATGGAGAGCCCCACATATTGAAGTCCTGTGGTGTGGATAACCCCAGAGTTTATTTGGGGATTTAGGGCCATATCAGTAGATATTCCGCACCTCCCTTGATGAGCCTGtttgggtattaagatcatcagaagaggtcttcctttcagtcccaccaccttcaaaggTACATTTAGTGGATACCTGCGAGAGGGTCTTCTCTATTGCTACTTTCAGATGTTGGATCTCCCTCCCAcaaggggccaggctggccttgtctttgctgtccttccacaagcagaatgaagacctttctcttcaggcaagttttcccttaatgactggctgcctgagcaggGTTTTTAATAAATGGATGGCTGTGCctgactgctttgaatgtgtttttgatgttgcttttgtttactgttttttagtgtggcatttgcttGATTCTTGTTGGTATTTGTATACtgtacttagtgtttttagcttgaaagattgtcttttaatgttgtaagctgccttgggtcctttttaaggagaaagatggcgtaaatcttttttaaaataaaatcaatacatgaTGCTTTCATTACGTTTACTCATTGAGGAACTGGGGTTTAGCAATTAGCTTTAGGATCACTGTATGGAACAACCCTTGTTTTCTGCCCAGTTGTGGATTGGaatgaaaggagggggggggagataaaagcTAAGCTCTCTTACTGATCTATGGTCTGTATGAAGTACTTTATTAGGGGGGAATTTCTAGTGTGTCAGCAGTAATGTTAACACAAGTAATCCCTAATGTGTCTTCCCCATAATAAGTCCCACTGGGGCTTCTACAGCCAGAGGCTGCATTGGTTAATGCTGATCAAATACTATTTGCTAGCCTTGggggagggagccaggcaaaaATGCTTGATCTGCGAATAGAGATGACAGCAACAGCTGAGCAACTCCATACTCAACTGTTATTTGTCTAGCAGTCCTTTCCTAGCGAACTGATCTGGTGTCGAGGAATTCAGGTTGGTACAGCGGGTGATTTTGAGGTAGTCTCTTAATCAGGCACTGATCAACTTGGGGGTCTGCTTAGCTTTAGCAAAGCGGCCAGGTTGTCACTTTCAGGATCCAGCTTTCAGCAcaagattgggggtggggggtggggcaggagtAGGTCACATCCCCATGGGTGCAAAAAGCTGAGTGGAAGGTACAGATGGCATTGAGTTCCTAAAGGGCTGGAGACTGTTGCATGCAGGTGCCATCTCTAGCCACATGGCATCCTGGCGATCCTCTGGAGAGGCCATAAAAGCAGCATTTTgcaaatttattcatttatttatttcgtCTCGTTTGTAGGCCATCTTCCTCCCAGTGAGGGAACCCAAACGGGCTCACAATGTTGAAACAAGTAcgtaatactaaaaacacagtaaattacagATGAAAAAATGATTAAGTGatagtaatatttttaaagtaatttaaaaCTTCAAAAGCAGACTTAGAAAAGCCAAAATCCAGCATCTAGGTCATAGTTATTAAAAAATCTGCCTGAAAAGTTGGTCTTCAGCTCTAGGCAGAAGGATAAAGGGAAAGTTGGCCAAATGTAACCCCCTCAGGAGAACATTCCCCAACCCGAGAGCAGCTACAGAGGAGGCCctttctcatgtccccatcaagtgTGCCTGCagtggcaatgggaccaagaggagggcttcctctgaagatcttaaagGCATTgtacccttcagatgttttggagtgCAACTCCAAGCATCCCCAGCCAGAGGGGTTGCAATCCAGCACATCAGGAGCACACTATTTTGGGGAAGGCAAGATAgttaaaagtgattttttttcctccagcttaGTGCAGTAAAAAGGTGCTAAAATGAGCCTTCTCTAGAGGTGTGTGAGAAAGAATCAAGGTGCATGTCTCATGAAAAGATAGGCAAGGCCGAATCAAGCATCACAACAAATCAGAGGCTCCTAGTGCAGCTATTGTTGAGTGCATAAAAGAGAGATGAGGAAACAATGGGCCAGATAGCCACACAATGGTAATCCCTCATCTCCCAAATTCTGGAGCATGGCCTTTTTTtgtagaaaaacaaagaaatgtgcCGTGAAGTAAGTCATGTGCCTGAGAGAACGTGTTTGGTATCTGCTTTGTAAGGTTTATGTGTGCAAAGAGAAACATTAACTAAATCTCTGCCCAGGCAATAAGGGCAGAGAAGAGTTTTACTTGGAATACATGTTCTGAAATGCGATAAGTGGACGGACATCTAGTAATGTGACAAGTAAATGAAACTCCCACCAAGCCCTTCTGCAGTGAGTAGCTGCTCAGCCTAGTTTCCTACCTCCATCCAGAAGACAGCACAAGAGTCTTTGTGTCACGTAGGGTCAAACCACAACTTAAAGGAAATATGTATTtatctctctccctgcccccctttTTTAACAGGAGAGTAGGACTGCAAGAATAGTAAATGGCAACAACTTGTAAGAAAATAGAAATTCAATAGGTTTCTCATTGCCTGAGATAGAAAGGCAGCGACAGAAAGAGGCTTGTCTGTCGTGGATTTGTTAAAGGCATGTGAATTCTGCCCTTGAAAGTTGGCACAATGGCTGCACAGATAGACACAGAGGGGCACTAAATATGTTGAACACGTGGCAGGGAATTATGTGGTGCTGAGCCGTCTTCCGCACCCACTGTTCTCTTCGTCTCCTAGTCGAGCTGTTTGCAAATTGTATCCATCTGGTTTCTGAGCACCCAATAGTGCTCCAGTCTTTTAAGATTTAGAAAACAACCCTGTGATTTTCAGGATTCCATTCAAACCACCGGGATCTATATTATTCCAAAGCAGTGGAAACCGCACAGATTTCTGGTTGACAAGTCATACAGTGAGTTTCTATACTAAAGGTTGATTATGAGATCTTGACTCAGTCCTCTGGAAGGGGCCCACTGTATCTCTCTCAAAAGTTGTCACTTTTTACAGCAATAATGCATTTCTGTCTTTTAACATGATTGTATCTGGGTGCTCAAGGTTTCTGTGACATGTTCTAAGAAAGGTTTGCAGGGATAGGATGTCAACGTTAATACTTGGCTTGTAGAATTTGGGGAACAAATGGCATAGTAAAGAGTCAAGAGACTAATGTGTTTGTTAGGGATAGCCCAGTAAATTCTGGTGCAGAGCGAACAGGACGGAAGGCTTGCTTCTTGGTTTTTAACTCTAGGGCTGGAGGACAGATGTCGTGAAAGCAGAGAATATGTGCTCCAGCCAGGATATGGGTGGACGGCTGTGTTTTGGAACTGAAGCAGCCCAGTTGTAAAGGTAGCCCCAACTGAGTGTGTGCTGGCATTTCAGCCTTGTAGAGAGAGCTGGCTTCCTAAATAAGGGCAAAAAGAgcattgtggggagggggagctgaAGCAAAACCAGCTCTTACATGCCGGAATCTCAATCCCCAGAAGCAGGGACAAGCCTCTGATCCAAGCTACGCCACAAGCGGATTTGGAGGGCAtgtgagagagagcaagagagagcgcTCCTCTTTCGGAAGTCCTCTGGAATTCTCTCAGCCTGGGAACCCAGCAGGGTTGACTCGCAGCCAGCTAAAGAAAGGCCCACAAGCTACTTTTATTAACAGATTCTCTCTCAAGGGAACACAGCCAGTCTGGGAAATGCTTTATGGGGAGTGGGGAATGGTGAGTTAACAGCAGTACAGCACAGTAGTAGCAGTATTATTCCAGGTGCAGTGGTTTTGAGAAATAACTTTCTGTATGAAGATTGCTTTCGCCTCACCTCCAGTGAGGGATAAGAAACTATTGGGCAGCCTCTGTGTCTCTCTAGAGCAAAGCTTGGGCAGTTCCTGTTAAGAAGTAATTAATTACAGTTATAATGCTGCTTTATAGCTCAGAgatttaggtctttggctgcggggccagaggttgggagtttgatccctcactgttcctccttgacaggggctggacttgatgatctatagggtcccttccagctctcgtGATGATTAAAGCCAAATAAGTCGTTGGTTATTGTTATAGTTTTAACAGTAACTCTTTATTTCCCTCTTCCTTAAAGTCATTAAAATAGACACTTTGGATaggtttttgcttgtttgtctgttttcattCTGAATGCTACAGTTTGCTAGCCTCTGGTACAAATAATTTGTCTCTTTTCATCTACCTCACACCAAGGTTTTAGGCAGCAGTATGGTCTGGATCTGTAAACCATACCGtattcttcctcttccatttAGTTAGGACGACCCCCTTGAAAAATGATAAAAGTATAATTATATTTGCCTTTTAACTGGATCTCCTGTTTGTTTTAACAtttactgtacttccttttttaaacttcAAAGTGACTGCAAGGTGCAGTGGTTGTTCACAGTAGTGCAGTGGAAGGAATGTTTAGTATCATCATTCTGTTTTCTGAgtcctaatcccccccccccgctcttagACCCATGTGGAATGGAGGTGGTAATGGTTGCAGAATTAGAGACTTTTTTTTGTGCCTGAGAAGAACAGCTTTGGGGTGTTGTTTCACACCTTGAAGACCACACAAGGCACCTAAACACTGACGGTGCTGGCTGATATTAATAAGCACTGTGGCGCATCTGGGAAACTTCAGTGAGGAAAGTTGGTCAGTGATTATGGAGATTATTGTACCAGGCACTGGGTTAGAGAAACCTTATGTTAAGACTCAGGTTCCCAAGCAGCAATGCTGTGGTCATATTTAGAGCCCCCATAGAGGTACAAATAAACATGGTACAAGATCTAATCATTCAGCTGCCACACGACGGGAGTCTAGGCTCTACCCTTAAAAAACacctctagtccagtggttcccaactttgggtccccaggtgttgttggacgataacatagctagtggtgaaggcttctgggagttttagtccaagaaacaTTGGCCCAAAGGTTGggaagccaaggttgggaacccctgctttaTCCCCCATCAGTGCAACTCTTCTGTCTCAGCTCATCAGTACCAGCCATATTCATGCCTTTGATAGAGCCTAGCTTTGCTAATAGAGGGGTCAAAGTATGGCTGGATTATAAATCAGCACCTCTGCTCTTAGGTTATTCAAGCATTCAAGTAGAAAAATATCAAAAGCCATAGATCCTAACCTTTTctaaaaatctgttttttcccccagttcttcTCCAAGATACCAAAGAAAACTTGCCATCCCTTCACAATGGTGGCTGTACCCAGGACTCTACTGCCATGCCTTTGGTTCCTAGCAGGACTCCCAGTGGAGCTCTGCTTAGCTCAGGCCACTCCTGCTCCCCCTCCACCACCGGGTTGTGGTAAAGACTTGGACTCCATCTACTACAATCTCTGCGACCTGTCCGTAGCCTGGGGTATTGTGTTGGAGgcagtggccagttttggtattGTGACCAGCTTTGTCCTCACTGTTGTCCTTGTGGCCAGTGTGCCTTTTGTCCAGGACTACCGGAAGAAAAGCTTAATAGGGACTCAAGCTTTCTTTTTGCTGGGCACCTTTGGGCTCTTCTGCTTGACCTTTGCCTTCATCGTCAAGCAAGATTTTTCCACGTGTGCCTCCCGACGCTTCCTTTTTGGAGTCCTCTTCGCTATATGCTTCTCCTGCCTGGCAGCCCATACTCTGAGTCTCAACTTCCTGGCCCGACGGAATCATGGTCCCCGGGGGTGGATGGCCTTTGGCATGGCTTTGCTCCTTGCCTTGGTCGAGGTCATCATCAACGCTGAGTGGCTCATTATCACTGTGGTGAGAAGCGAGAGTGCATCTCAGGACCCTTGCAAAGTCAGCAATGAAGACTTTGTCATGGCGCTCATCTATGTCATGTTCTTGCAAGTGGCTACCTTTGTGGCAGCCTGGCCTGTCTTGTGTGGACGTTACAAGCACTGGAGGAAACATGCCGTCTTTATTCTCCTCACTACCTCATTTTCCATGGCCATCTGGGTAGTCTGGATCGTGATGTATATTTATGGCAACCAGCAGAGAGGGGGACCAACTTGGGATGACCCTACGTTGGCTATTGCTCTTGCCTCCAATGCCTGCATCTTTGTTTTCTTGTATATCATCCCTGAGATTTCTCAAGTGATCAGACCAGGACCTGAACAGACCTATGAGGACGACATCTACCCCACTAGGGGAGTGGGGTATGAAACAATCCTCAAGGAACAGAAATCCCAGAGCATGTTTGTGGAGAACAAGGCCTTCTCAATGGATGAACCTTCTTCAGGTAGGCCTTGGCATGTTGACTGGCATGAAAAGTCCTTGAAAAATGGGCTTGTTGAGGTGGGATAAACAGCAGGTGGAGGTGCCAGGCATGAAGCAATGTTACTTGGGGATTGGTGGCTTTTTAGCTTGTGCTGGTAGAAGCTTTTCCAGCATGCCTTTCTACGAGGTCATGggattgtgattttttaaaaaaatgattgattTGGTCCTACATTTAAGTTCTAAGTTTTCACAGCACAGTAGAATCTATGGGTGGCCACAAGCTTGTGGCACAACTGAAGAGGAGCAGAGCAGCTGTAGCCCCATTTGAGGTATACATTCTGACTTAACTTTGTCACTGTCTTACCTCATGTCCTGTGTGTGAACACTACCTGTTAACTCGTTTTACTTTGTTATCTTCTTATCTCATGGTGTGCTGTTCCCTGTTCTCTGGCTCAGTAACTGGACACTTGCCAGTACCAAAGTAAgagaaggcaaggcaaggcatggGAAGGCATGGGCGAGACGTGTATACTATAGTATGCACAAGAGCAACAGGATCTTATAGTGTTGTGTCATTCTTGTAAGAAAAGAAACCTAGCTAATACTGTATAGACAGATTAGTAGTGTGGTCTTCTCTGATTAATAAAACgtgttgtttttccctttctcgcTTTTCAATTAAATTTCCTGACTTTGCCAGTGTTTTGATTAGTTTCACCTTCACTTAATTAGCCTTACATAAAATCAGAATTACCAGATTGAAACAAAGTTTTTCAGGGCTTTTAAATTCCTTTGCAAATTCAGATAAGGTTTGCTAAAGCTGAATGACTTGGAATTCAAGACATGGCAGAACTGATAGCGAAGGTGTCTGGCTCAGATGgtacaatgttgttgtttagtcgtgtccgactcttcgtgaccccatggaccagagcacgccaggccctcctgttttccacagactcccagagtttggtcaaacaaATGgtacaaacaaaatacaaaaataaattccTAAGGTTACAGTTTTATGTACACTTACTGAAGAGAAAGTCCAGCTaaactgattttcttcagaaACATGCACAGAACTGGTGtataaacacatttatttaaaagatttccaAGGCTACACATTCACAAGGCAACTTCTGAAATATAAAAGACAGTATTCATTTCTGTTTCATGAAACTATCATATATAACAAATCAAATGTCAGTTAAAATGTATTGGTTCATCTGACAATAATGGCATTATCAATTTAGTTGAGAAGTCAGAGTTACAATGCagtataataatattaaaaatggttTAAATGATTTCCAGCCACaataagaacaatttaaaatatcCCTAACCCAGTGTCTGTCTAAGAAAGATCAAGATACCTAAGTTTTCAAAGCCAGCTTGAAGGTTTGAATGAAGGGGGACAAGTGCATTTTATTTGGGATTGAATACCACAACAGTGGGCTGATGACTAAAAAGGCTTTGTTCTGTTTACCTGATGACTTAACTGTTTTTGCTGGTGGGCGCACAAACAGGGCCTCCATGGCTGAGTTCCAAGTGCAGTCCCAAAACCAAATGCGTTGCTTCATCCTTGAGCAGTATTCCCCTACATATTGCCATCCAGATTATCACTCACCAGTGTGGCCAGTGACTAGGTTTGGCTGGGCATGCTTGAAGTCAAGGACTTGATATTGTAGAAGGACCACAGAAGGTCTAAGGACCACAGATTGAAGAAGGCGATCATAAAGTATAGTTGCATGGCATTTATGAGAGCCCATGCCAAGGTTAGGAATTTAATATGAATTACATATACTGTAGTATGGGAGTAATTGAACAAAGGTCCTTTTTCTGTGTTTACCATGGATAAAAATGGAACAACAGCTGATAACCTGAAGATTAGGAGGATTAATCTAAATCCAAATCCTCCTTGCAAAAGGTGGAAGTCTCCGTCATCTTGCTTTGGCCGGCCCTATCATGCAGTTGAGTGAGGGACCTGTCTCGGAAGGCAGATGCTGGGACAACAGTAGTAGTTCCCTAACTGGTCTTCTGTATTGGAGGTCAGAGCTGGGTGTATACTGTTATCTTCTGCAGCTTATCTGGTGTGTGTCCCTTAAACCAGCCTGCTGCACTCAAGTGTGATGTAGGGCAATGTCTTCTCAACAGCGATAAAGTAAGACTGAATGGCCAACCCAGTAGGCTCCTGTAGGTGGAATTCGGAGTTAGATACACCATGTTAACCATTATTTCAAGCCCCAAAAATTCTTGAGCTGTCTGCAAAAGTTGCATATTGCTTAGCAGACAAAGAAAACTGGTtccttgcaaattaaaaaaaagattcttcTCATAAACCTTATAGGTTTTTAACTTAACTTAAATGTTGAAAGACAAAGCTTAGGATCTACTGCAAACATAATTGATTTGCTATGTTTGAATGTtgtgtttgttcttttaaaatactttttaccCCAGCCTGAATTGATTGTGGATAAAGAGTCTTACattgtacaatttaaaatacGACTCTGCAATTGGTTTGTGAATATATACTGTTGCTGTAGCATATGCAGGATCCTGGTTTAAGTCTCTCTGACCTTTGTCAGTGAAGTAAGCAGCATGGGTCACAACCAAAGAAGTTGTTTTCCCGGGGATAAGCAGGAGGCATTTCTTGCATTGCTCCATGTGATTAAAACCTCAGTCAGGAATACTCTCCAACCAGCTCAGCCTCTATTGTTAGCTGGTAGCCACACACCAAAAACTCCACTTAAATTCTGCAGAAAATGTCCCTCCTGAAACCTCAGGTCCATTTTAGCGTCCCACAGTATGGAGAAGAGGAATGAATACTTTACAGGTAGGCCTgtgaagaagccatcttgcatgCAGGTTTAGCAAATCTTTACTTTTATTCCTCTAAAGAAGAGACGGTCACGTTAATGGAGGGAGAAGTTATACTTGTTTGATTCTTCCTAACAGA is a window encoding:
- the GPRC5C gene encoding G-protein coupled receptor family C group 5 member C isoform X2 codes for the protein MLKQFFSKIPKKTCHPFTMVAVPRTLLPCLWFLAGLPVELCLAQATPAPPPPPGCGKDLDSIYYNLCDLSVAWGIVLEAVASFGIVTSFVLTVVLVASVPFVQDYRKKSLIGTQAFFLLGTFGLFCLTFAFIVKQDFSTCASRRFLFGVLFAICFSCLAAHTLSLNFLARRNHGPRGWMAFGMALLLALVEVIINAEWLIITVVRSESASQDPCKVSNEDFVMALIYVMFLQVATFVAAWPVLCGRYKHWRKHAVFILLTTSFSMAIWVVWIVMYIYGNQQRGGPTWDDPTLAIALASNACIFVFLYIIPEISQVIRPGPEQTYEDDIYPTRGVGYETILKEQKSQSMFVENKAFSMDEPSSAKKPVSPYSGYNGQLLTSVYQPTEMALMHKGPSEGPYDVILPRATANSQVMGSANSTLRAEDAYISQNKPAAAQKDGKSGQTSSPYSKNRW
- the GPRC5C gene encoding G-protein coupled receptor family C group 5 member C isoform X1, encoding MSRRRRNGPRFFSKIPKKTCHPFTMVAVPRTLLPCLWFLAGLPVELCLAQATPAPPPPPGCGKDLDSIYYNLCDLSVAWGIVLEAVASFGIVTSFVLTVVLVASVPFVQDYRKKSLIGTQAFFLLGTFGLFCLTFAFIVKQDFSTCASRRFLFGVLFAICFSCLAAHTLSLNFLARRNHGPRGWMAFGMALLLALVEVIINAEWLIITVVRSESASQDPCKVSNEDFVMALIYVMFLQVATFVAAWPVLCGRYKHWRKHAVFILLTTSFSMAIWVVWIVMYIYGNQQRGGPTWDDPTLAIALASNACIFVFLYIIPEISQVIRPGPEQTYEDDIYPTRGVGYETILKEQKSQSMFVENKAFSMDEPSSAKKPVSPYSGYNGQLLTSVYQPTEMALMHKGPSEGPYDVILPRATANSQVMGSANSTLRAEDAYISQNKPAAAQKDGKSGQTSSPYSKNRW
- the GPRC5C gene encoding G-protein coupled receptor family C group 5 member C isoform X3 — its product is MVAVPRTLLPCLWFLAGLPVELCLAQATPAPPPPPGCGKDLDSIYYNLCDLSVAWGIVLEAVASFGIVTSFVLTVVLVASVPFVQDYRKKSLIGTQAFFLLGTFGLFCLTFAFIVKQDFSTCASRRFLFGVLFAICFSCLAAHTLSLNFLARRNHGPRGWMAFGMALLLALVEVIINAEWLIITVVRSESASQDPCKVSNEDFVMALIYVMFLQVATFVAAWPVLCGRYKHWRKHAVFILLTTSFSMAIWVVWIVMYIYGNQQRGGPTWDDPTLAIALASNACIFVFLYIIPEISQVIRPGPEQTYEDDIYPTRGVGYETILKEQKSQSMFVENKAFSMDEPSSAKKPVSPYSGYNGQLLTSVYQPTEMALMHKGPSEGPYDVILPRATANSQVMGSANSTLRAEDAYISQNKPAAAQKDGKSGQTSSPYSKNRW